TTGATTCAACAAACTCCCTCATCATACAAATCTTGAATCAATCTCGAGTCACGTCTCATCTCATTAATCACCTTATAAATTACCTTGAAACACATGCCTATCTCGTCAGTATCAATAAACCGCAATGTTAGTTTTCCTTTtgacaacaaaaaaaactttaagAATTGCTTTAGACACACGTCTGGTGCAAACTTTCCTGATCCAATCATGAAGATTCATATCTTTAGTCTAAAAGTTACAATCTAAAGAGGCTCGGCCCTCCACTATAAAGAGCGATGTATCTCCTACACCACGAGAATGAtcagaggaaaaaagaaaagaacacatTGAAAAATAGATGTACGTGATTGATCAAGACACTATTAACTTGATCTTCAGAGCTTTCTTAGCTAGAGCTCCTCTAGTCAAAGATCCTTCGACGTTCTTTGTGAATTTTGCAGGATTGTCAATGACTCCCGATATAAATTATTGATTGTGAGATATTTCCTTGTTTTCTCTCCACACTATAATTAGTTTTTGCTCGTTCACTTTCTTACTCATTTGTATCACCAATAATGGAGCAATATATAAGATAGATCCTATtcatatctctttttttttttataaacaattGATAAAACATTGGTCAGTGCCTTCAGGGTTGTGATTACACACTATGATCGATCAAGACTAAATGACATCCTTTATGATTTAGAGCAAGACTAAATGACATATAAGACTAAATATTACTGACATCCTTTATGATTTAGATCATTTTTAGATACACCCCCTATACTTCGAAATTTTTTTAGAAGTTCTCTATACTTACATTTATCTCTCATGAGGTTATTTCGTCCATTTCTTCAAACTAattaaagttatgtttgaaaacatTGTTATTTTTGCATTGTCCAAAGAAGGTGGTTGGAGATAGAAGTTTTATTAGAAGTGAAAATTTAGTTTCTTACGACAATGTATAATGTTCAACAATTTAAGAATATCTACCAacgaaaaaaatcaaatcaaatacgAAAGAAATGACACAAGGCACATAGAGTGTTGGTAACAGTTAGCCTAGGTATAAAACCTACAAAGGTGACGACGTTCAAAAGTATCTTCGATTTTGATGATGAATCAGGCGATTGGGCTTATGTAAGATGTTGTCCTTGGTATCATTGAGGATGGTCTAGACAAGAGAACATGTAAGTTAGAGAGGGCTCTGAGAAAGAGCTCAGGGGGGTCTCTATGATGCTCAAGTAATTAATCTATCAACTGGGAGTTCTTGATACTCGAAACTCCTTATCTAGTAACAGATAAAGTGCAAGGGTTTAGAACTACCTGTaatggagatttttttttatgtcggTTGGGGGTATTCGATTCTACCTTCATTGGTGACTGAGCATACTAATCGATTGATGGGAGTCTGACTCTGCATACCGCGTGATAAGATATGAGTGAAGGTTATTGTTATCAGAATACATGTTCAGAGATTGCCATGGCTAGATTACAAATTGATGCAGTCCACgacaaagaaaaaaggaaaaagatagaaattttaaaaagttattGATGGTTCTACCTCATCAACATCAAAACCTTTTTCACcctctatttttgtgtgatacATGCATGTGGagtaaatttatttaaaaaggACATTAAGTACACAATGGATGATAATAAAAACTTAAGCCCCCACACCCCAAATAGTAAGAAAGGTCAACAAATCCGGGCGTTTTTTATGAAGCAAAGGACGGATAAGTTGTAGTTGTCAATCAGTAAAAGATGAGATGTGGTGGACCGTATTGGGAATTACCCAGTCTATCAACAAAATAGCAAATCCAAAGACAAAAGTACCAAAACATACACAATGACGATTTTGGGTAAAACCAAATCTCACACTACTATTCCCTCAAATCAATACACCCACCACAAAAATTTGGCACAGAAAATGTGTCCTTTACACTGTCTGATCTTTGAAGGAGGGGGGGCGGGGGCTTTTAACTTCGtggttttgtctttgttttcttccttcttctgtttttcattttttttttcaatatgttTTTCTAGGTAAGACTGTGTTGATCAGTTAGTGGGAGGGGATTTTTTACTTCAACTCTTGAATTGACCATATATTTGGCATCCCCAACTTGGGCATGAATTTCAGTACTACTATATCTTTTTCTATTCTTCTTGAATCATGCCTTAAAACCCCCATAAAATCCCCCTCTTTACTTGTCTGTGTTCTTCACCAGTGAAAGGCCTGGAGcaagaaaacccaaaacaatGGACTAGGTACTAACAAACGTCAAAAAAACACTATTTTGATAAAGTTTCATACAATCAAAAAACACCCACTTCTCATAACCCTTTTCTTTAGAAGGAGGGTTTTgggaatgaagaagaagattttgaggaggtggtgatgatgatgttgagGCAGTCAGGATTTGGTAGCTCAAGATGTCAAGACTGTGGAAACCAGTCAAAGAAAGATTGTGTTTATATGAGATGCAGGACTTGCTGTAACAGTAAAggctttgagtgtgaaactcaTGTGAAGAGTACTTGGGTTCCTGCTTACAGAAGGCAAAAGAGACACCAACAACTTCTTCTTGCAGCTTCTTCTGTTCCACAACACGATAAACCTAAAAGGTTGAGAGAGGAGAATCCATCTTCATCaggtacactttttttttttaaccgaaaatTTCCGAGCCCAACATATCGACCCAGATAGTTGAGCCAACTCTAAACAGTACTCCACTTTTAACACTCCATCTCTGTCATGTATATAGATctatgttatgtttgaactcTTGTTATTTGCTTTTTGTGTTGAATCCCAAATCCCTGTATAGTGAAACCCTAGCTGTAGCCTGCAGCTTTACTCTACTGTAATGTAGTTTTAGCTTATGATCTTCAATGATAAAACCCATATCCCCCTCACCATCATGTATagattttcttgtttcttcaaTATTAATTGTTCGAGTCTTGTTAAGGTTGAGTTTTAAAAATGTTGACTGTTTGAGATATGTATGTGATCTTGTTTTGGATCTATTTTTGATTTCTAGGGCTAGAAGAAAGGAATTTTCCGGCGGAAGTTAATTCGCTGGCGACATTTCGTTGTGTCCGAGTGAGCTCCATTGATGAAACAGATGATGAACAATATGCATACCAGACAAGTGTGAATATAGGTGGACATGTGTTCAAGGGAATTTTGTATGATCAAGGCCCTGATGCAAGCCATTATAGTCTAGGTGAGAGCTCTTCTAGTCAAGCACACGTAGCCAATGCTGCTCATCATCAAGCCCTAACTactactgctgctgctgctgctgctgcttcagCTGCAGAACAAGTACCAGTTCTTCCTCCTTCATTTCCATTCCCTCTCAATGCTTTCATGTCTGGTATGCAATTTTTCCAACACCCAAAATCTTCTTAGGTTCTcacattgttttttgtttcttcaaaagCAAATGGAGATCTAGAGATCTTATTAGCCAGTCTTGTTATTTGAATTGTCCAAATTGCACGATTGTTGATCATCAAGTCCTAATGTATTTTACTTCTAATTGATTAAACTACACATGATGAATATAAACAAGGGAGATGAACTTAGTCTTGTTCTAATTTCCAATGCATGAATCATATGATGTACTTGATATGAT
This genomic stretch from Tripterygium wilfordii isolate XIE 37 chromosome 22, ASM1340144v1, whole genome shotgun sequence harbors:
- the LOC119990814 gene encoding protein SHI RELATED SEQUENCE 1-like isoform X1, which gives rise to MMMLRQSGFGSSRCQDCGNQSKKDCVYMRCRTCCNSKGFECETHVKSTWVPAYRRQKRHQQLLLAASSVPQHDKPKRLREENPSSSGLEERNFPAEVNSLATFRCVRVSSIDETDDEQYAYQTSVNIGGHVFKGILYDQGPDASHYSLGESSSSQAHVANAAHHQALTTTAAAAAAASAAEQVPVLPPSFPFPLNAFMSGMQFFQHPKSS
- the LOC119990814 gene encoding protein SHORT INTERNODES-like isoform X2; amino-acid sequence: MMMLRQSGFGSSRCQDCGNQSKKDCVYMRCRTCCNSKGFECETHVKSTWVPAYRRQKRHQQLLLAASSVPQHDKPKRLREENPSSSGLEERNFPAEVNSLATFRCVRVSSIDETDDEQYAYQTSVNIGGHVFKGILYDQGPDASHYSLAAEQVPVLPPSFPFPLNAFMSGMQFFQHPKSS